In one window of Mesoplodon densirostris isolate mMesDen1 chromosome 4, mMesDen1 primary haplotype, whole genome shotgun sequence DNA:
- the NDUFAF1 gene encoding complex I intermediate-associated protein 30, mitochondrial, giving the protein MALVHKLLNGTYILRKCPKPSVASCPFLGTRFADYCSSSLEKPVAAPGKASSQRKTEENLEGHHQREVALDITSPEDKPEVSFDKAIKEEIKDHFRRLKDDIVHHWIGPEGRPLHEVLMEQAKVVWQFRGKEDLNKWIVTSDKTIGGRSEVFLKMGRSNQSALLYGTLSSEAPQDGESGRSGYCAMISKIPRGPFERKRLYDWSQFNTLYLRVRGDGRPWMVNIREDTDIIQRKDQMYSYFMFTRGGPYWQEVKIPFSKFFFSNRGRIRDAQYQLMLDKISSIGFTLADKVDGPFFLEIDFIGVFTDPAHTEEFAYENSPELNPRLFK; this is encoded by the exons ATGGCTTTGGTTCATAAATTGCTGAATGGCACTTATATTCTCAGAAAATGCCCGAAGCCAAGTGTTGCCTCTTGTCCATTTTTGGGTACTCGCTTTGCAGATTATTGTTCCAGCAGTCTTGAGAAACCAGTGGCTGCTCCTGGCAAAGCCTCTTCTCAGAGGAAGACTGAAGAGAATTTGGAAGGACATCACCAGAGAGAAGTTGCTTTGGATATAACTTCTCCTGAGGACAAGCCTGAAGTTAGTTTtgataaagcaattaaagaagaaataaaggaccATTTTAGGCGTTTGAAGGATGATATTGTGCATCATTGGATAGGGCCTGAAGGCCGCCCTCTGCATGAGGTCTTGATGGAACAAGCCAAGGTTGTCTGGCAGTTCCGTGGCAAAGAAGATTTGAATAAGTGGATAGTGACTTCTGATAAGACGATTGGTGGCAGAAGTGAAGTGTTCCTGAAAATGGGCAGGAGTAACCAAAGTGCACTGCTGTATGGAACTCTGAGCTCTGAGGCACCCCAGGACGGGGAGAGTGGCCGAAGTGGATACTGTGCAATGATATCCAAGATTCCAAGG GGCCCTTTTGAGAGGAAGAGGCTTTATGATTGGTCCCAGTTCAACACTCTGTATCTTCGTGTCCGTGGAGATGGTCGGCCTTGGATGGTGAATATCAGGGAGGACACGGATATAATCCAGAGGAAGGATCAGATGTACAGTTACTTCATGTTCACCCGTGGGGGGCCCTACTGGCAGGAGGTCAAG ATTCCTTTCTccaaatttttcttctctaatcgAGGAAGAATCCGGGATGCCCAGTACCAGCTAATGCTTGACAAG ATCTCTTCTATCGGATTCACCCTGGCTGATAAAGTGGATGGTCCATTCTTCCTAGAAATAGATTTTATTGGAGTATTTACTGATCCAGCCCACACAGAAGAATTTGCCTATGAAAATTCTCCAGAGCTTAATCCAAGACTTTTTAAATAG